In Leuconostoc kimchii IMSNU 11154, one genomic interval encodes:
- a CDS encoding ABC transporter permease codes for MWKYILKRLVLLIFTLFLVITVTFFLMQIMPGTPFNNPKLTPEALAQLKTTYGLDLPLWQQYLNYLIGAAHGDFGTSFQYQNQPVSMLIGQRLPVSAQLGAQALVVGVIAGLIMGAASARNKNNKIDGTLGVISTLGISIPSFILGIVLVYVFGFKWPLFPVSGWGDSFSQTILPTIALAVSPAAVTTRFVRSEMIESLGSDYVQLAKAKGLSAKEIVNQHAYRNSMIPVLTLIGPMAAGLLTGSTLIEQIFSIPGIGQQFVLSIPSKDFPVIMGTTIVYSAMLMVMILITDILTAIIDPRVRLQ; via the coding sequence ATGTGGAAATATATTTTAAAAAGACTGGTACTTCTCATTTTCACGCTTTTCTTAGTGATTACAGTGACATTTTTCCTGATGCAGATTATGCCAGGAACACCGTTCAATAATCCTAAGTTAACACCAGAAGCGCTAGCACAATTAAAGACAACTTATGGTTTGGACTTACCGTTGTGGCAACAATATCTCAATTATTTGATTGGCGCAGCGCATGGTGATTTTGGGACGTCATTCCAATATCAAAACCAGCCGGTCAGTATGTTGATTGGACAACGTTTGCCTGTTTCTGCCCAACTAGGCGCACAAGCATTAGTTGTCGGTGTCATTGCAGGTTTGATTATGGGTGCTGCATCTGCAAGAAACAAGAATAACAAAATTGATGGGACATTGGGTGTCATCTCAACGTTAGGGATTTCAATTCCTAGTTTCATTTTGGGTATTGTTTTGGTCTACGTATTTGGGTTCAAGTGGCCATTGTTCCCTGTCTCCGGTTGGGGTGATTCGTTTTCACAAACGATATTACCAACAATTGCGCTAGCTGTGAGCCCTGCAGCTGTTACGACACGATTTGTGCGGTCTGAAATGATTGAATCACTAGGGTCTGATTATGTGCAATTAGCTAAAGCCAAGGGATTAAGTGCCAAAGAAATTGTTAATCAACATGCGTATCGTAATTCGATGATTCCGGTATTGACTTTAATTGGACCAATGGCTGCTGGATTACTGACAGGGTCAACGTTGATTGAACAAATTTTCTCAATTCCTGGTATTGGTCAACAATTTGTCTTGTCAATTCCATCAAAAGACTTTCCAGTGATTATGGGTACAACAATTGTTTATTCAGCAATGTTGATGGTTATGATTTTGATAACGGATATTTTGACAGCAATTATTGATCCGCGTGTTCGTTTGCAATAA
- a CDS encoding peptide ABC transporter substrate-binding protein, with translation METWKKVAIGAAAVVVVGGGTRAAGLWGGGSAGNSKNLSFQLPTPIQTLDISKNTDTYSGTIIGNSGANLMRVDSKGKAQLELAKSVKHSKDGLTYTVVLKDGLKWSDGSKLTAKDFVYSWQRIVNPKTASQYAYLASGVKNADKIAAGKAAVDTLGVTAKGDTITFELERPMPQFEYLLTFANFMPQKESYVAKEGKKYATTAKTSLYSGPYKVEGWNGTNNTFKLVKNDNYWDAKNVKTKQIDIQVVQKPETAVQLYKQGKIDRVSIANTPELYKANKNNKDVVKAPEATTAFIEYNQTGKNKFLANAKIREALNLATNRKELTQQVTSGISTPATGLAPEDLAKTASGQDLAKTVAPGYKFDAAAAKVAFQEGLKELGETQATITITTDADAPAGKASVDYLQGSWEKALPGLKVNQKLVPFAQRIKDSQTQNFDAVITLWGGDYPEGSTFYDLFKDGASYNNGQFKNAAYTAAVKKAETTDALSNSARDTDYKNAEAALFKDNNINPLYFRSGYSLQNPDVTGIVLNTTGLNQDWKSAVKK, from the coding sequence ATGGAAACATGGAAAAAAGTGGCCATTGGTGCAGCAGCGGTAGTTGTTGTCGGTGGCGGTACACGTGCAGCAGGTCTTTGGGGTGGTGGTTCAGCAGGAAATAGTAAAAATCTATCATTCCAGTTACCCACGCCAATTCAGACATTGGATATTTCTAAGAATACTGATACTTATTCCGGCACAATCATTGGTAACTCCGGTGCCAACTTAATGCGTGTTGATTCAAAGGGTAAGGCCCAGCTTGAACTCGCCAAATCTGTGAAGCATTCAAAAGATGGCTTGACATACACTGTTGTTTTGAAAGATGGTTTGAAGTGGTCAGACGGATCAAAGTTGACTGCTAAAGATTTTGTTTATTCATGGCAACGTATTGTTAATCCTAAAACAGCCTCACAATATGCTTACCTAGCATCTGGTGTTAAAAATGCAGATAAGATTGCTGCAGGTAAGGCGGCTGTTGATACGCTTGGTGTAACAGCAAAGGGTGATACAATAACGTTTGAACTCGAACGCCCAATGCCACAGTTCGAATACTTGCTAACATTCGCTAACTTTATGCCACAAAAGGAAAGTTATGTTGCTAAGGAAGGTAAGAAATACGCTACAACTGCAAAAACATCACTATACTCTGGTCCATATAAAGTTGAGGGTTGGAATGGAACCAATAACACCTTTAAGTTAGTTAAGAATGATAATTATTGGGACGCCAAGAATGTTAAAACAAAGCAAATTGACATTCAAGTTGTTCAAAAGCCCGAAACAGCTGTGCAATTGTATAAGCAAGGCAAGATCGATCGTGTTTCCATTGCTAATACACCTGAATTATACAAAGCAAACAAAAATAATAAAGATGTTGTGAAGGCACCAGAAGCTACAACGGCCTTTATAGAATATAACCAAACAGGTAAAAATAAGTTCTTAGCTAATGCTAAGATTCGAGAAGCATTGAACTTAGCCACAAATCGTAAAGAACTTACTCAGCAAGTAACTTCTGGCATTTCAACCCCTGCAACTGGATTGGCACCGGAAGACCTGGCTAAGACAGCATCTGGTCAAGACTTAGCTAAAACTGTAGCGCCAGGTTATAAGTTTGATGCTGCTGCTGCCAAGGTCGCTTTCCAGGAAGGTTTGAAAGAGTTAGGTGAAACTCAAGCAACAATCACAATTACTACTGATGCTGATGCACCTGCAGGAAAGGCTTCTGTTGATTACTTACAAGGTTCTTGGGAAAAAGCATTGCCAGGTTTGAAAGTTAACCAAAAGTTAGTGCCATTTGCACAGCGTATAAAGGACTCACAAACTCAAAACTTTGATGCTGTCATTACACTTTGGGGTGGTGATTATCCTGAAGGTTCGACGTTCTATGACTTGTTTAAAGATGGGGCATCATATAACAACGGTCAATTTAAAAATGCTGCCTACACTGCTGCAGTCAAAAAGGCAGAAACGACCGATGCTTTGAGTAACTCAGCACGTGATACGGACTATAAGAATGCTGAAGCTGCTCTGTTTAAGGATAACAATATTAATCCATTGTATTTCCGTTCAGGATATTCTTTGCAAAATCCTGACGTGACAGGCATTGTGCTTAATACAACAGGTTTGAACCAAGACTGGAAATCAGCTGTCAAGAAGTAA
- a CDS encoding peptide ABC transporter substrate-binding protein: MDTWKKVAIGAAAVVVVAGGTRVAGLWGSEKTAAKGTLNYSLPTDIQTLDISKNTDQYSNQIIGNSGSNLLRVDAKGKAVSDLAKSVKVSSDGLTYTATLRNGLKWSDGSKLTAQDFVYSWQRIVDPKTASQYAYLASGVKNADKIVAGKEKVANLGVTAKGNTVTFTLEHPMPHFEYLLTFSNFMPQKESFVTKQGKTYGTTSDKQLYSGPYTFKGWNGTNGTFELVKNKNYWDAKSVKTQTLTYQVVKKPETAVQLYKQGKLDEAPLTTTELYSANKGNKNSVKVPEARTDYIEYNQTGTNKFLANTKIRQALNLATNRDELVKEVTGGVSTAGTAIVPTGLAKTASGADLAKYVAPGYTYDKNQAAKLFAEGLKEIGETKATLTIEAASDQPANKVVVDYLQGSWQKALPGLTINQKFVPFKQRLQDAQNQNFEILLTAWGGDYPEGSTFYDLFKNNGAYNDGKFINDTYTDAVNKAETTDALDQKSRDEDYKNAEASLFKNANYSPLMFRAHYALQNPDIKGVVVNTTGLIQDFKYAYRK; encoded by the coding sequence ATGGATACATGGAAAAAGGTGGCTATCGGTGCAGCAGCGGTTGTTGTTGTCGCCGGTGGCACACGCGTTGCAGGACTTTGGGGCAGTGAAAAGACTGCTGCAAAGGGCACATTAAATTATTCATTGCCAACAGATATTCAAACGTTAGATATTTCAAAAAACACCGATCAATACTCTAATCAAATTATTGGTAACTCAGGTTCCAACTTGTTGCGCGTTGATGCTAAAGGGAAGGCAGTTTCTGATCTTGCTAAGTCTGTCAAGGTGTCGAGCGATGGTTTAACTTATACTGCCACATTGCGTAATGGGTTAAAGTGGTCTGACGGATCAAAATTAACAGCGCAAGACTTTGTTTATTCATGGCAGCGTATTGTTGACCCTAAAACCGCCTCACAATATGCTTATCTAGCATCAGGTGTTAAGAATGCAGATAAAATTGTTGCAGGCAAAGAAAAGGTAGCTAATTTAGGTGTGACCGCCAAAGGCAACACGGTGACTTTCACTTTGGAACATCCAATGCCACATTTTGAATACCTGCTCACTTTTTCAAATTTCATGCCTCAAAAGGAATCGTTTGTTACTAAGCAAGGTAAAACATACGGCACAACATCTGATAAACAATTGTACTCAGGTCCCTACACCTTTAAGGGTTGGAATGGGACTAACGGGACATTCGAATTGGTGAAGAACAAGAACTATTGGGATGCTAAAAGCGTCAAAACACAAACATTAACCTATCAAGTGGTCAAAAAGCCTGAGACAGCTGTTCAACTCTATAAACAAGGCAAATTAGATGAAGCACCATTAACCACAACAGAGCTTTATAGTGCAAACAAGGGCAATAAGAACAGTGTTAAAGTACCAGAAGCACGAACGGATTATATTGAGTATAATCAGACAGGGACTAATAAATTTTTAGCTAATACTAAAATTCGACAGGCTTTGAATTTGGCTACAAACCGTGATGAACTTGTTAAAGAAGTGACCGGTGGTGTATCTACAGCCGGAACAGCTATCGTACCAACAGGGTTAGCCAAAACAGCAAGTGGTGCTGACTTAGCTAAGTATGTTGCACCTGGATATACGTATGATAAAAATCAAGCGGCTAAACTATTTGCTGAAGGATTGAAAGAAATTGGCGAAACAAAAGCGACTTTGACAATTGAAGCAGCTTCGGATCAGCCTGCTAACAAAGTCGTTGTTGATTATTTGCAAGGCTCTTGGCAAAAGGCACTGCCAGGTTTGACAATCAATCAAAAATTTGTACCGTTTAAGCAAAGATTGCAAGATGCGCAGAACCAAAACTTTGAGATCTTGCTAACAGCGTGGGGTGGTGACTATCCTGAAGGATCCACTTTCTATGACCTATTTAAAAATAATGGGGCTTATAATGATGGCAAGTTTATCAATGATACCTATACTGATGCTGTCAATAAGGCTGAAACAACAGATGCGCTAGATCAGAAAAGCCGAGACGAAGATTATAAAAATGCGGAAGCATCGTTGTTTAAAAATGCTAACTATAGTCCATTGATGTTCAGAGCGCATTACGCTTTGCAGAATCCTGATATTAAAGGTGTTGTGGTAAATACAACAGGTTTGATTCAAGATTTCAAATATGCATATCGTAAGTAG
- a CDS encoding ABC transporter ATP-binding protein, with amino-acid sequence MSNPILKVENLHVNFNTYAGTVQAIRDVSFDLNEGETLAIVGESGSGKSVTTKTLMGLNAKNASIPDNSRLLFKDRNLLDLKESEWQSVRGNEIAMIFQDPMTSLDPTMKIGMQIAEPLIKHRQMKKEDALARALELMKGVGIPNAEEHINDYPHQWSGGMRQRAVVAIALAADPEILIADEPTTALDVTIQAQILNLMKELQKDTGSSIIFITHDLGVVAGMANRVAVMYAGKIVEYGTVDEIFFNPQHPYTWGLLNSMPTTDTQVGSLEAIPGTPPDLLMPPKGDAFASRNAYALAIDSKEEPPFFRVSDTHYAATWLLDERAPKVTPPLQIQKRWARWQEIQGQEA; translated from the coding sequence ATGAGTAATCCAATTTTAAAAGTTGAAAATTTGCACGTGAACTTCAATACGTATGCAGGAACAGTGCAAGCCATTCGAGATGTCTCTTTTGATTTGAACGAGGGCGAAACACTAGCTATTGTCGGTGAATCAGGTTCTGGTAAATCAGTTACGACCAAAACGTTAATGGGACTGAATGCCAAAAATGCTTCAATCCCTGATAATTCACGACTACTATTTAAAGATCGTAATTTATTAGATTTAAAAGAATCTGAGTGGCAATCCGTTCGAGGAAATGAAATTGCTATGATTTTTCAGGATCCAATGACAAGTTTAGATCCAACAATGAAAATCGGGATGCAAATTGCCGAGCCATTAATTAAGCACCGTCAAATGAAAAAAGAGGACGCGTTGGCGAGAGCGTTGGAGCTGATGAAGGGCGTAGGCATTCCGAATGCTGAAGAGCATATCAATGATTATCCACATCAGTGGTCTGGTGGGATGCGCCAACGTGCAGTGGTTGCTATTGCGTTGGCCGCTGATCCAGAAATTCTGATTGCTGACGAACCAACAACAGCACTTGATGTGACAATTCAAGCGCAGATTCTGAATTTAATGAAAGAATTACAAAAAGACACGGGTAGTTCAATTATCTTCATTACCCATGATTTAGGTGTTGTAGCTGGTATGGCTAACCGTGTGGCGGTGATGTATGCTGGTAAAATTGTTGAGTATGGTACAGTAGATGAAATCTTCTTTAATCCACAACATCCTTATACATGGGGATTGTTAAACTCTATGCCGACAACTGATACACAAGTTGGCTCGTTAGAGGCAATTCCTGGCACGCCACCTGATTTATTAATGCCTCCTAAAGGAGATGCGTTTGCATCGCGAAATGCGTATGCATTAGCGATTGATTCAAAAGAAGAACCGCCATTTTTCCGAGTAAGTGATACACATTATGCTGCGACTTGGTTGCTTGACGAACGTGCACCGAAAGTAACACCACCATTACAGATTCAGAAACGCTGGGCACGTTGGCAAGAAATTCAAGGGCAGGAGGCGTAA
- a CDS encoding ABC transporter permease — protein sequence MAANTQDFVIVGAQSSEANEHISKPALSFWQDAWRRLKLNKLAVISMWFLVLILAFAVLSNFFVPQKQANAFNSDKVGVYKNLPPNSSLPIPGWNGKIKAPGDTTATDVYESQGVPENKKFILGTDNIGRSVAKRVTVGLRISLLVAIVATLIDLVVGVGYGVFSGWKGGWVDNVMQRIIEILSSIPNLIIVTMLGLLLGGGVLSIILAIAMTGWLGMARQVRNMTLTLKERDYVLAAKSLGESSFKIAVKHLIPNMAGTIIVQIMMTVPTAIMFEAVLSAINLGVKPPTASLGSLISDAQAMLQFYPYQVLIPSAVLVLVSLAFILLGDGLRDAFDPRASED from the coding sequence ATGGCAGCAAATACTCAAGATTTTGTCATCGTTGGCGCACAAAGCTCTGAAGCCAACGAGCATATATCAAAGCCAGCCTTGTCATTTTGGCAAGATGCTTGGCGTCGACTCAAACTTAATAAACTTGCAGTGATTTCAATGTGGTTCCTAGTGCTTATTTTGGCATTTGCAGTCTTGTCAAATTTCTTTGTACCACAAAAACAAGCAAATGCCTTTAATTCTGATAAGGTTGGTGTCTACAAGAACTTACCACCAAATTCTAGTTTGCCAATTCCGGGTTGGAACGGCAAAATAAAAGCACCTGGGGACACAACAGCAACAGATGTTTATGAATCACAAGGTGTGCCGGAAAATAAAAAGTTCATTTTAGGAACTGACAATATTGGTCGTTCAGTCGCAAAGCGTGTCACTGTCGGTTTGCGTATCTCATTATTAGTAGCCATTGTTGCAACTTTGATTGATTTGGTTGTTGGCGTTGGTTATGGTGTCTTTTCCGGTTGGAAAGGTGGTTGGGTTGACAATGTGATGCAACGTATCATTGAAATTCTATCATCAATTCCGAACTTAATTATCGTGACGATGCTTGGTCTGCTATTAGGTGGTGGTGTATTATCTATTATTTTGGCTATCGCTATGACTGGGTGGTTAGGCATGGCGCGACAAGTTCGAAACATGACACTGACATTAAAAGAACGTGATTACGTATTAGCGGCCAAATCTTTGGGTGAAAGTTCATTTAAAATAGCTGTGAAACACTTAATCCCAAACATGGCTGGTACAATCATTGTTCAAATCATGATGACAGTACCAACTGCGATTATGTTTGAAGCGGTCCTATCTGCAATTAACTTGGGCGTTAAGCCACCAACCGCTTCGCTGGGATCGTTGATTTCAGATGCTCAAGCGATGTTACAGTTCTATCCCTATCAAGTATTAATTCCATCTGCCGTGTTGGTTTTGGTATCATTGGCTTTCATTCTATTGGGTGACGGTTTGCGTGATGCTTTTGACCCACGTGCGAGTGAAGACTAA
- a CDS encoding transporter substrate-binding domain-containing protein encodes MEKAKKRQFGIIATIVLAAVIVLGLMWATATAKKNEEHQDTLARVEKLGRIVWGVKADTRLFGLMDTKTGISQGFDIDIARAITVQISKQTGVPMSAEFVPVSSSSKMQLIKNTNIDGSVSTMTITPEREKIIDFTNQYFDAGQSILVKKDSGIRSIKDMNDSKYTIIVVVGTTAATELKKFAPKAKMLAVQDYATGMQALKSGQGQAMSTDNAILYGFATENPEYHIAGEAFTHGPYGIAFDNNQKPMIDETNKALATIKENGVYNKLVKKWFSNVPGLDWHSLEAK; translated from the coding sequence ATGGAAAAAGCTAAAAAACGACAATTTGGTATTATTGCCACAATTGTCTTAGCTGCCGTTATTGTCCTCGGTTTAATGTGGGCAACAGCAACTGCTAAGAAAAATGAAGAGCATCAGGACACTTTGGCACGCGTCGAAAAACTTGGGCGTATTGTCTGGGGCGTTAAAGCTGATACCCGCTTATTTGGCTTAATGGATACTAAAACTGGCATTTCGCAAGGGTTTGATATTGACATTGCTCGCGCAATTACAGTACAGATCTCAAAACAAACCGGTGTACCCATGTCAGCAGAATTTGTGCCAGTATCATCATCGTCAAAGATGCAATTAATCAAAAATACTAATATTGATGGTTCTGTCTCGACTATGACCATCACGCCAGAACGTGAAAAGATCATTGATTTTACGAATCAATACTTTGATGCCGGACAATCAATTTTAGTTAAAAAAGATTCTGGTATTCGTTCAATTAAAGACATGAACGATTCAAAGTATACGATTATTGTGGTGGTTGGGACAACGGCTGCGACTGAATTGAAAAAGTTTGCGCCTAAGGCAAAAATGCTTGCTGTTCAGGATTATGCAACAGGAATGCAGGCATTAAAGAGTGGTCAAGGTCAAGCTATGTCAACTGACAATGCTATTTTGTATGGTTTTGCCACAGAAAATCCAGAGTATCATATCGCTGGTGAGGCGTTTACACATGGTCCCTATGGTATCGCATTTGATAATAATCAAAAGCCTATGATAGATGAAACAAACAAAGCATTAGCTACCATTAAAGAAAATGGTGTTTATAATAAACTCGTCAAGAAGTGGTTTAGTAATGTACCAGGGCTTGATTGGCATAGTTTGGAGGCGAAATAA
- a CDS encoding amino acid ABC transporter ATP-binding protein — MSMIEFKNVEKYYGDFHALKHVNLTIDEGETVVLIGPSGSGKSTLIRTINGLEEIQEGQLLVNGFDLHDPKTDMNRMRKNVGMVFQHFNLYDNKTTLENVMLAPRLVLKRDEAENKKIAMELLEKVGLADKAANMPSELSGGQKQRAAIARSLAMRPKALLFDEPTSALDPEMVGDVLDVMRDIAKDSSMTMLVVTHEMSFAKAVADRVIFMADGEVLEDSTTQEFFENPKEVRAQKFLSQVEHH; from the coding sequence ATGTCAATGATTGAATTTAAAAATGTCGAGAAGTACTACGGTGACTTCCATGCACTCAAACATGTCAATTTAACAATTGATGAAGGTGAAACGGTTGTTTTGATCGGTCCTTCCGGTTCCGGTAAATCAACGCTTATTCGTACAATTAATGGTTTAGAAGAAATTCAAGAAGGCCAGCTCTTAGTTAATGGTTTTGATTTACATGATCCTAAAACAGATATGAACCGTATGCGAAAAAATGTTGGTATGGTTTTTCAACATTTTAACTTATATGATAATAAAACAACGTTAGAGAATGTGATGTTAGCACCTCGATTAGTTTTGAAACGTGACGAAGCTGAGAATAAAAAGATTGCGATGGAATTGCTAGAGAAAGTTGGCTTAGCTGATAAAGCAGCTAACATGCCTTCAGAACTATCAGGTGGTCAAAAGCAACGTGCAGCAATCGCGCGATCATTGGCAATGCGTCCCAAAGCACTTCTGTTTGATGAACCAACATCAGCTTTGGATCCTGAAATGGTTGGTGACGTTTTGGATGTCATGCGTGACATTGCTAAGGATTCATCAATGACAATGTTAGTGGTTACCCATGAAATGAGCTTTGCTAAGGCGGTTGCTGACCGTGTGATCTTTATGGCTGATGGCGAAGTGTTGGAAGACAGTACAACTCAAGAATTCTTTGAAAATCCAAAGGAAGTTCGTGCACAAAAGTTTTTGAGTCAAGTTGAACATCATTAA
- a CDS encoding amino acid ABC transporter permease, whose protein sequence is MVTLGIFSAFTPQNVLYLLGGLGITVGVSVISVILSLIFGSVVGIIQFERLPFFSKFVGTINNVIRNLPLLLIIFFVYFALPKIGIHLPIFWATVIAMSTFESAMLAEIVRGGLESVDIGQFEGARANGLSNMQTMIYIILPQAYKRMIPPIISQLISLVKDTSLAMGIVLSEMTYRGQIVYAQNSTYIIPVLIAITLVYFLLNYGLSLIARWADHKLA, encoded by the coding sequence ATGGTTACATTAGGAATATTTAGTGCCTTCACACCACAAAACGTCCTTTATTTGCTGGGCGGGTTGGGTATCACGGTTGGTGTATCAGTTATATCGGTAATTCTAAGTCTCATTTTTGGCTCAGTCGTTGGTATTATTCAATTTGAACGGTTACCATTTTTCTCTAAATTTGTTGGCACGATTAACAACGTCATCCGTAATTTACCGTTATTATTGATTATCTTCTTTGTTTACTTTGCATTACCAAAAATTGGCATTCACTTACCTATCTTTTGGGCGACTGTGATTGCCATGAGTACCTTTGAATCGGCCATGTTAGCTGAAATCGTCCGTGGTGGTCTGGAGTCGGTTGACATTGGGCAGTTTGAAGGGGCCCGTGCAAACGGATTAAGCAATATGCAAACGATGATTTACATTATTTTGCCACAAGCATACAAAAGAATGATTCCACCGATTATTTCACAACTCATTTCCTTGGTCAAAGATACCAGTTTGGCTATGGGTATTGTTCTGTCTGAAATGACATATCGTGGTCAAATTGTTTATGCACAAAATTCAACTTATATCATACCTGTGTTAATTGCAATCACATTAGTCTACTTCTTATTGAATTATGGCTTATCACTCATTGCAAGATGGGCTGATCATAAGCTGGCATAG
- a CDS encoding ABC transporter ATP-binding protein, producing the protein MTENTPKKLVELKDLQLYFNKGKANEVRAIDHVTFDIYEGEIFGLVGESGSGKTTIGRTILKLHEPTAGQILFNGEDVTHLKGKHLSEFRKDSQMIFQDPQASLNGRMKVRDIIAEGIDINKLAKTKSERNAKVQELLKLVGLNEDHATRYPHEFSGGQRQRIGIARALAVDPKFIIADEPISALDVSIQAQVVNLMKELQTKHSLTYLFIAHDLSMVKYISDRIGVMHWGKLLEIGSADAVYNHPLHPYTKSLLSAIPVPDPEVESSRQHVAYDTSVETDGKERQMIEVNPRHFVLATADEAAVYKSQQL; encoded by the coding sequence ATGACTGAAAATACACCAAAAAAGTTAGTTGAGCTGAAAGATTTACAACTCTATTTTAACAAGGGCAAAGCCAATGAAGTTCGCGCGATTGATCATGTTACTTTTGATATTTATGAAGGTGAGATATTTGGGTTGGTTGGCGAATCGGGTTCAGGAAAGACCACCATTGGGCGTACCATTTTAAAATTGCATGAACCAACTGCTGGTCAAATCTTGTTTAACGGTGAGGATGTGACACATCTGAAAGGAAAACATTTATCTGAGTTTCGTAAAGACTCGCAGATGATTTTCCAAGATCCACAAGCCAGTTTAAATGGGCGTATGAAAGTGCGTGACATTATTGCTGAAGGCATCGATATTAATAAACTAGCAAAGACTAAGTCAGAACGTAATGCGAAAGTTCAAGAACTACTTAAGCTTGTTGGATTGAATGAAGATCATGCAACACGCTATCCACACGAATTTTCTGGTGGACAAAGACAAAGAATTGGTATTGCACGTGCGTTGGCAGTTGATCCAAAGTTTATTATTGCCGATGAACCAATATCAGCGCTAGACGTTTCAATTCAAGCACAAGTTGTTAATTTGATGAAAGAACTGCAAACTAAACACTCATTGACATACTTATTTATTGCTCATGATTTATCAATGGTAAAGTATATTTCTGATCGTATAGGCGTCATGCACTGGGGTAAGTTACTTGAAATCGGTTCTGCGGATGCGGTTTATAATCATCCGTTGCATCCGTACACTAAAAGCTTGTTGTCAGCTATTCCAGTACCAGATCCAGAAGTTGAAAGTTCACGTCAACACGTTGCATATGATACAAGTGTTGAAACAGATGGTAAAGAAAGACAAATGATTGAAGTTAATCCAAGACATTTTGTTTTGGCAACAGCTGATGAAGCGGCTGTCTATAAATCACAACAACTCTAA
- a CDS encoding amino acid ABC transporter permease translates to MNLLQDNFPTFLQGFGYTLLSSLIALVGSMILGTGFAIMQIVPQKWAQKIGNIYVQVFRNIPLLIITFFFFLVVSKYIKMSGFTSGTVALMLYTSAFIAETVRAGILSVDSGQMEGARANGLSFAQAMQHIVLPQAFRISLPSLGNQFINLVKNSSILAFVGGLDLMYQGNMVAANTFDTFSTYIIVAIFYLVITLPLSYYMQHLEQKLKRAA, encoded by the coding sequence ATGAACTTATTACAAGATAATTTCCCAACATTCTTACAGGGATTTGGTTATACGCTACTTTCAAGCTTGATTGCACTAGTTGGATCGATGATACTCGGTACAGGGTTTGCGATTATGCAGATTGTGCCACAAAAATGGGCTCAGAAGATTGGCAATATTTATGTGCAAGTTTTCCGAAATATTCCATTATTAATTATCACTTTTTTCTTCTTCCTAGTTGTCTCAAAATATATTAAAATGAGTGGTTTTACTTCAGGAACCGTTGCGTTGATGTTGTATACATCAGCTTTTATAGCTGAAACAGTACGTGCCGGTATCTTGTCTGTTGATTCTGGACAAATGGAAGGTGCACGTGCCAATGGCTTGTCATTTGCACAAGCCATGCAACATATCGTATTGCCACAGGCGTTTCGTATCTCACTACCATCTTTGGGAAACCAGTTCATTAACTTGGTGAAGAACTCATCTATTCTGGCTTTTGTTGGCGGATTAGATTTGATGTATCAAGGTAATATGGTTGCTGCTAACACATTTGATACGTTTAGTACTTATATCATTGTTGCAATCTTTTACTTAGTTATCACATTACCGTTGAGTTATTATATGCAACACCTTGAGCAAAAGCTCAAGCGCGCAGCGTAA